The following are encoded together in the Halobaculum limi genome:
- a CDS encoding metallophosphoesterase produces MTPTDTSTDATPTDATRYYFISDLHIGGDEALQEMEFESELLAFLRDLAAREEDAELIVNGDLFGLWEFTELDGMEKFDALVELYPELFEQLRATGEHVPITIIPGNHDYELACYPEYVDRLAEYNVTLEQDVVITREVAGRTIWIEHGQQRDPNNASPDFGNPYANPPGYFVNQQVTSKAGKLSKRGKYNWLKDIQSVTPMTEIPSWVTSMYFYREMSPFLRYVALPFLLLFNISSIVFLLFVLSATGVWGAPYAAFSQLLASLNVVGAVIDLIIVVNIVVMLLLVVMAVPLYVLARDVRGTLARFGIVRSEEPETVADRYVDAARTVFANNPDVAVFVYGHTHRAAVTPVDDRAVVNTGTWLKRFQRRSVVLGLLPWVYYPSFKLNYVRIAEVDGDVAVDYEVIEKQQPHDLTWLERLLTLTPSPDDPIPARTVIDGWQQTETDPTESTPEASDPGRAD; encoded by the coding sequence ATGACACCCACAGACACCTCGACAGACGCGACGCCGACAGACGCGACGCGCTACTACTTCATCAGCGACCTCCACATCGGCGGCGACGAGGCGCTCCAGGAGATGGAGTTCGAGTCCGAACTGCTCGCGTTCTTGCGTGACCTCGCGGCCCGCGAGGAGGACGCCGAACTGATCGTAAACGGCGACCTGTTCGGCCTGTGGGAGTTCACCGAGTTAGACGGGATGGAGAAGTTCGACGCACTCGTGGAGTTGTACCCCGAGTTGTTCGAGCAGTTGCGTGCGACCGGCGAACATGTCCCCATCACGATCATCCCCGGGAACCACGACTACGAACTCGCGTGCTACCCGGAGTACGTCGACCGCCTCGCGGAGTACAACGTCACCCTCGAGCAAGACGTCGTCATCACCCGAGAGGTCGCCGGTCGGACCATCTGGATCGAACACGGCCAACAGCGCGACCCGAACAACGCCAGCCCCGACTTCGGCAACCCCTACGCGAACCCACCGGGCTACTTCGTCAACCAACAGGTAACGAGCAAGGCCGGGAAACTCTCCAAGCGAGGGAAGTACAACTGGCTCAAGGACATCCAGTCCGTGACGCCGATGACCGAGATTCCGTCCTGGGTCACCTCGATGTACTTCTACCGCGAGATGAGCCCATTCCTCCGGTACGTCGCGCTGCCATTCTTGTTGCTGTTCAACATCAGCTCGATAGTGTTCCTCCTGTTCGTGTTGTCAGCGACCGGTGTGTGGGGAGCACCCTACGCGGCCTTCTCGCAACTGCTCGCGTCGCTCAACGTCGTCGGAGCCGTCATCGATCTGATCATCGTCGTCAACATCGTCGTGATGCTGTTGTTGGTCGTGATGGCGGTGCCGCTGTACGTCCTCGCGCGCGACGTCAGGGGGACGCTCGCGCGCTTCGGTATCGTCCGCAGTGAAGAACCCGAAACAGTCGCTGACCGCTACGTCGACGCCGCGCGAACGGTGTTCGCCAACAACCCCGACGTCGCCGTGTTCGTCTACGGGCACACCCACCGCGCCGCCGTCACGCCGGTCGACGACCGAGCGGTCGTCAACACTGGCACGTGGCTCAAGCGCTTCCAGCGTCGCTCCGTCGTGTTGGGACTGCTCCCGTGGGTGTACTACCCGTCGTTCAAACTCAACTACGTCCGGATCGCCGAGGTCGACGGGGACGTCGCGGTCGACTACGAGGTGATCGAGAAGCAACAGCCACACGACCTCACCTGGCTGGAGCGACTACTCACGCTCACGCCGTCACCCGACGATCCGATTCCCGCAAGAACTGTTATCGACGGATGGCAACAGACAGAGACTGATCCGACCGAGTCGACGCCAGAAGCGAGCGACCCGGGGCGCGCCGACTGA
- a CDS encoding DUF5518 domain-containing protein, giving the protein MVNWRAVLGGFLASILIGLISGLGLPFTSATLPVIGAGLAGLIAGGVAGYMNNRSLVSDAFHGALGSTFGAVVVTLILTVLGTLVTGFLGLSIGLAALALIVFTAVPGIVGGAVGGLLHGDTDVEMGRPAA; this is encoded by the coding sequence ATGGTCAACTGGAGAGCGGTACTGGGCGGGTTTTTGGCGTCGATCCTCATCGGACTGATCAGCGGCCTTGGTCTCCCGTTCACGAGCGCGACCCTTCCGGTCATCGGAGCGGGACTGGCCGGCCTGATCGCCGGTGGTGTGGCGGGCTACATGAACAACAGGTCGCTCGTCAGCGACGCGTTCCACGGCGCACTCGGGTCCACGTTCGGGGCAGTCGTCGTGACGCTCATCCTGACGGTCCTCGGAACGCTCGTCACAGGCTTCCTCGGCCTCAGCATCGGACTGGCCGCGCTGGCGCTGATCGTATTTACCGCCGTTCCCGGCATCGTCGGTGGTGCAGTCGGCGGACTGCTCCACGGCGACACCGACGTCGAGATGGGCCGCCCCGCGGCCTGA